The Pyrobaculum sp. 3827-6 genome has a segment encoding these proteins:
- a CDS encoding class I SAM-dependent methyltransferase — protein sequence MQLSRLRELYGGQRELQKAALWNLWLAAKWGRSARAVDRVWAALGGRRLGNPGGGPPERPVNAYMAEHVEFLEAFDGVFAQEAGGGADRNSIEILRASWQLQSWRLAAARSLVEEVPRDSAVLEPLAGDGALGYQLVEEGFAKYVGYGPDVELASRVVPGAGWHKALSACDLRVSADVVLLVDKAAWFVDVVKELRCLARALKPGGLLLVAEPDPGLAPAYAAALLLMGALHVLPREQLYKFLRAAGFVQMGRDVEAVPYVLSAWRKPARLELSPSDRWME from the coding sequence ATGCAGTTGAGTAGGTTGAGGGAGCTGTACGGGGGGCAGAGGGAGCTTCAGAAGGCGGCTCTCTGGAATCTCTGGCTGGCGGCGAAGTGGGGGAGGTCTGCCAGGGCTGTGGATAGGGTGTGGGCGGCGCTTGGGGGCCGGAGGCTGGGGAACCCCGGGGGCGGCCCGCCGGAGAGGCCGGTGAACGCATACATGGCTGAGCATGTGGAGTTTCTAGAGGCTTTTGACGGGGTTTTTGCCCAGGAGGCGGGGGGCGGGGCCGACAGGAACTCTATAGAGATCCTCCGGGCGTCTTGGCAGTTGCAGAGCTGGCGCCTCGCCGCGGCGAGGTCGCTGGTGGAGGAGGTGCCGAGGGACTCGGCTGTGCTGGAGCCGCTGGCGGGGGACGGGGCCCTCGGCTACCAGCTGGTGGAGGAGGGCTTCGCCAAGTACGTGGGCTACGGGCCCGACGTGGAGCTGGCGTCTAGGGTGGTGCCGGGGGCTGGGTGGCACAAGGCCCTCTCGGCTTGCGACCTGAGGGTCTCTGCGGACGTGGTGCTACTTGTGGATAAGGCGGCGTGGTTCGTCGACGTGGTTAAGGAGCTGAGGTGTCTGGCGAGGGCGCTGAAGCCGGGCGGCCTCCTCCTCGTGGCTGAGCCCGACCCGGGGCTGGCCCCCGCCTACGCCGCGGCTCTGCTCCTCATGGGGGCGCTCCACGTGTTGCCCAGGGAGCAGCTGTACAAGTTCCTGAGGGCGGCTGGATTTGTGCAGATGGGTAGGGACGTGGAGGCTGTGCCCTACGTCCTCTCCGCCTGGCGCAAGCCGGCGAGGCTTGAGCTCAGCCCCTCGGACCGCTGGATGGAGTGA
- a CDS encoding TrpB-like pyridoxal phosphate-dependent enzyme has protein sequence MARALQYEWMVPRSWYNIVPDLPKPLPPYLKPNGEPVAPHEFEILFAKELVRQEFSKERWIPIPTEVRDVYLIWRPTPLIRAKRLEALLKTPARIYYKFEGVSPPGSHKPNTAVAQLYYVSREGVQRVTTETGAGQWGSSVAFAASLFGVKATVYMVRASYTQKPYRRVLMELWGAEVAPSPSDRTEAGRKYLAEDPSHPGSLGIAISEAVEDAVRSGAKYVLGSVLNHVLIHQTVIGLEALEQIRYFGDYPDYVVGACGGGSSFSGLFWPFYYEKKAGKAEKDVKFLAVEPAAVPTLTRGEYLYDFGDTAGLTPLIKMHTVGHTYKPPPIHAGGLRYHGCAPTLSLLVEEGEVGAAAYRQTEVFEAARLFAAAEGVVPAPESAHAVKAAVELALKAKREGTPVTILFNMSGHGLLDLSAYDEYLRGAMADAVPTAEELAAHIAKARALTPSSGPRG, from the coding sequence ATGGCCAGGGCCCTCCAGTACGAGTGGATGGTGCCCCGGAGCTGGTACAACATCGTCCCCGACCTGCCTAAGCCCCTGCCCCCGTACCTTAAGCCAAACGGCGAGCCGGTGGCGCCGCACGAGTTCGAGATCCTATTCGCCAAGGAGCTGGTGAGGCAGGAGTTCTCCAAAGAGCGCTGGATTCCCATACCCACGGAGGTGCGGGACGTCTACCTAATATGGAGGCCCACCCCCCTCATCCGGGCGAAGAGGCTGGAGGCCCTCCTCAAGACGCCGGCGCGCATCTACTACAAATTCGAGGGGGTGTCGCCCCCCGGTAGCCACAAGCCCAACACAGCGGTAGCCCAGCTCTACTACGTGTCTAGGGAGGGTGTGCAGAGGGTGACTACGGAGACCGGCGCCGGGCAGTGGGGCTCCTCCGTCGCCTTCGCCGCCTCTCTCTTCGGCGTCAAGGCCACGGTGTACATGGTGAGGGCCTCGTACACGCAGAAGCCCTACCGCCGCGTCCTCATGGAGCTCTGGGGCGCCGAGGTGGCGCCCAGCCCCAGCGACCGCACAGAGGCCGGAAGGAAGTATCTAGCCGAGGATCCGAGCCACCCCGGCTCCCTCGGCATCGCCATATCAGAGGCCGTGGAGGACGCAGTGAGGAGCGGCGCCAAGTACGTCCTCGGCTCAGTCCTCAACCACGTCCTCATCCACCAGACAGTCATCGGGCTGGAGGCGCTGGAGCAGATTAGGTACTTCGGCGACTACCCCGACTACGTCGTGGGGGCCTGCGGAGGCGGTAGCTCCTTCTCCGGCCTCTTCTGGCCCTTCTACTACGAAAAGAAAGCCGGCAAGGCGGAGAAAGACGTGAAGTTCCTCGCCGTGGAGCCAGCCGCGGTGCCCACCTTGACAAGGGGGGAGTACCTCTACGACTTCGGAGACACCGCCGGCTTGACTCCGTTGATAAAAATGCACACAGTAGGCCACACCTACAAGCCGCCCCCCATACACGCCGGCGGCCTTAGATACCACGGATGCGCCCCCACCCTCTCCCTCCTAGTAGAAGAGGGCGAGGTCGGAGCCGCGGCGTACAGACAGACGGAGGTTTTCGAAGCCGCGAGGCTCTTCGCCGCGGCTGAAGGCGTGGTGCCGGCCCCCGAGTCGGCACACGCGGTGAAAGCCGCCGTGGAGCTCGCCCTCAAGGCAAAGAGAGAGGGCACCCCCGTCACCATACTATTCAACATGTCTGGACACGGCCTCCTGGACCTCTCCGCCTACGACGAGTACCTCCGCGGAGCCATGGCCGACGCCGTGCCCACAGCCGAGGAACTCGCCGCACACATAGCGAAGGCCCGCGCCCTCACTCCATCCAGCGGTCCGAGGGGCTGA
- a CDS encoding METTL5 family protein, protein MFRSKKELERFVEGVAVFRRPKQRLEQYPTDAHVVAAAVWDAYMRSLLDTAVDLGCGTGRFAIAAAAMGARLVLCLDVDPEALEVAKREAESRSLLDKIDIVAGDAARPPLRGRFRVAFQNPPFGIWSGRGVDIAFLAAAVSLAEVVYTIHKLPTLDYVRRVVEGWGLRLDVLDVATLNIKPVFPHHRKRLHKVEVFLGVVWKD, encoded by the coding sequence GTGTTTAGGAGCAAGAAGGAGCTCGAGCGCTTTGTGGAGGGGGTGGCGGTGTTTCGCCGGCCGAAGCAGAGGCTTGAGCAGTACCCCACGGATGCCCACGTCGTGGCGGCGGCTGTCTGGGATGCCTACATGAGAAGCCTCCTCGACACGGCCGTTGACCTCGGATGCGGCACGGGGAGGTTCGCCATCGCCGCCGCGGCGATGGGGGCGCGTCTGGTGCTGTGTCTAGACGTGGATCCGGAGGCGCTGGAGGTGGCTAAGCGGGAGGCTGAGTCCCGCAGCCTCCTGGACAAGATCGACATAGTGGCGGGGGACGCGGCGAGGCCTCCCCTGAGGGGGAGGTTTAGGGTGGCGTTTCAGAACCCGCCCTTCGGCATCTGGTCCGGCCGGGGGGTCGACATCGCCTTTCTCGCCGCCGCAGTCTCGCTGGCCGAGGTGGTCTACACGATTCACAAGCTACCCACCTTGGACTACGTGAGGAGGGTTGTGGAGGGTTGGGGCCTCCGCCTGGACGTGCTAGACGTGGCTACTCTAAACATAAAGCCCGTTTTTCCCCACCACCGGAAGAGGCTTCACAAAGTCGAGGTGTTTCTGGGGGTGGTGTGGAAAGATTAA
- a CDS encoding SPFH domain-containing protein: MAHIPVEVRRVRPPRKATAALALAVLAFLVVAVVVALSVFSLPAGVVAVVVDPVSGTVSKPVIGPTVGFKAPWAYLIEDTYAIEVIEFVQKERASGRWTFSAPEVLTKDGVVVTVEMVVRYRIVPERFDELVKKFPHVDYDDKVLVPKARQLIRDVISKVSLDELIANRDVIAKQIEQLYREAVINDPAVAGLVEVLDVNVQNFVLPQDIVNAINRKIAAQQDAIRAQFERQRVEELARANYTRTVLAAMAEANATLTRAVAQARQIMLVANATRTAIELLIKASGANATEAVRLAELYIYLSGLREVAQTGNVQIVAVSGGAGQVVPVIPIAR, translated from the coding sequence ATGGCTCACATACCTGTGGAAGTCAGGAGGGTGAGGCCTCCCAGAAAGGCGACCGCGGCGCTGGCTTTGGCTGTGTTGGCTTTTTTAGTTGTTGCAGTGGTGGTGGCTCTCTCTGTGTTTAGCCTCCCGGCGGGCGTGGTGGCTGTGGTGGTGGATCCGGTTTCGGGTACTGTGAGTAAGCCTGTGATTGGGCCGACGGTGGGGTTCAAGGCGCCGTGGGCCTACCTCATCGAGGATACCTACGCCATTGAGGTTATTGAGTTTGTGCAGAAGGAGAGGGCTTCTGGGAGGTGGACTTTCTCGGCGCCTGAGGTCTTGACAAAGGATGGGGTGGTGGTGACGGTGGAGATGGTGGTTAGGTACCGCATCGTGCCGGAGCGCTTTGACGAACTTGTGAAGAAGTTTCCCCATGTGGACTACGACGACAAGGTGCTTGTGCCGAAGGCCCGCCAGCTTATTAGAGATGTTATTTCTAAAGTTTCGCTTGACGAGCTTATTGCAAACAGGGACGTAATTGCTAAACAAATTGAGCAACTGTACAGAGAGGCTGTGATTAACGACCCCGCCGTGGCGGGGCTGGTCGAGGTGCTGGACGTCAATGTGCAGAACTTCGTACTGCCGCAAGATATTGTGAACGCCATCAATAGAAAAATCGCCGCCCAGCAGGATGCCATCAGGGCGCAGTTCGAGAGGCAGAGGGTGGAGGAGCTGGCGCGGGCTAACTACACTCGCACAGTCTTGGCCGCAATGGCCGAGGCAAACGCAACTCTTACCCGCGCAGTCGCCCAGGCGAGGCAGATTATGCTCGTGGCCAACGCCACGAGGACTGCCATCGAGCTGTTGATTAAGGCGTCGGGCGCCAACGCCACCGAGGCAGTCCGCCTCGCCGAGCTGTATATCTACTTATCGGGGCTGAGGGAGGTGGCGCAAACAGGAAACGTCCAGATAGTGGCTGTGTCGGGTGGGGCGGGCCAGGTGGTGCCTGTGATACCCATCGCCAGATGA
- a CDS encoding transcriptional regulator, with amino-acid sequence MNRYLLAAIVVAAFTAALSVVFPRLAPIAVRIGVVALIIIAGFWVYEYLTTRPPRLAGRILAMLRSRGPMTLREIVLEAGADYQEVEEALRYLLERGVVRRYLRDNVEYYDI; translated from the coding sequence ATGAATAGGTACCTCCTGGCCGCTATCGTCGTGGCGGCCTTCACGGCCGCTCTGTCTGTGGTATTCCCGAGGCTGGCCCCCATCGCTGTGAGGATAGGTGTCGTGGCTCTCATAATAATAGCAGGTTTTTGGGTGTATGAGTACCTAACTACGAGGCCTCCCCGGCTCGCGGGCAGGATCTTGGCTATGTTGAGGAGTAGGGGCCCCATGACTCTGAGGGAGATTGTCCTCGAGGCGGGGGCCGACTACCAGGAGGTCGAGGAGGCTTTGAGATACCTCCTGGAGCGGGGCGTCGTGCGTAGGTATCTTAGAGACAATGTGGAGTACTACGACATATAG
- a CDS encoding signal peptidase I: MKGWVKDLLWFVGIVVALLVYSVATGVTWPIAVVSSYSMEPTLRVGDFVFLAGATCTSVEPGDIVVYVARNPMWHGSWIIHRVYQKVDVGGCGLVTWGDNNNFPDQAAAGEPPVSTNIIGRVAVVVPYVGLFPLVVRPQGVGGAAMATWIGRLLVFGAATYAFYYYFKSAETAPRRRKKRRKSL; this comes from the coding sequence GTGAAGGGGTGGGTTAAGGACCTGCTGTGGTTTGTGGGGATTGTGGTTGCCCTCCTTGTGTACTCAGTCGCCACAGGAGTCACCTGGCCCATCGCGGTGGTGTCGTCATACTCCATGGAGCCCACGCTGAGGGTGGGCGACTTCGTCTTTCTCGCGGGGGCCACCTGCACGTCGGTGGAGCCTGGGGACATTGTGGTGTACGTGGCTAGGAACCCCATGTGGCACGGTAGCTGGATTATACACAGAGTTTATCAAAAAGTCGACGTCGGCGGCTGCGGCCTCGTGACGTGGGGGGACAACAACAACTTCCCCGATCAAGCCGCCGCCGGGGAGCCCCCGGTCTCTACAAACATCATTGGCAGAGTGGCGGTGGTTGTGCCGTACGTGGGGCTGTTCCCCCTGGTGGTTAGGCCCCAGGGGGTTGGGGGAGCGGCGATGGCGACATGGATTGGTAGGTTGCTCGTCTTCGGGGCGGCTACCTACGCCTTTTACTACTACTTCAAGTCTGCGGAGACGGCGCCTAGAAGGAGGAAGAAGAGGCGTAAATCTTTATAA
- a CDS encoding ATP-binding cassette domain-containing protein translates to MSAIVAEGLVKRYGDVTALDGVSFEVVRGEVFGLLGPNGAGKTTTIKILTGLTKPTAGRAYVAGFDVVKEAAEVKKRVGWVASEVIVDDELTAWENLEIQARLVGVGGWRERAAELLKYFGLLEAAGRPVGKFSTGMRKRLEVAMALLHGPEVLFMDEPTVGLDVGARVGLWEVVRQINKDFGVTVLLTTHYMEEAEELCRRVAIINRGRVVAVGSPDELKARYGVDVVELEVEGPVDAAALWAFGEVAIRDGVVVVKTHGAEEKLAEIVKAVSGVKSVRVKKASLDTVFINLTGASIEGEQVDVRKLYMRVRWARR, encoded by the coding sequence GTGAGCGCCATAGTGGCGGAGGGGCTGGTGAAGAGGTACGGCGACGTCACGGCGCTTGACGGGGTGTCTTTCGAGGTGGTTAGGGGGGAGGTGTTCGGCCTCCTTGGGCCGAACGGCGCTGGTAAGACCACGACGATTAAGATCTTGACGGGGCTCACGAAGCCGACCGCGGGGAGGGCGTATGTGGCTGGCTTCGACGTGGTGAAGGAGGCGGCTGAGGTTAAGAAGAGGGTTGGGTGGGTCGCCTCCGAGGTGATTGTAGACGACGAGCTAACAGCGTGGGAGAACTTGGAGATTCAGGCTAGGCTGGTGGGGGTCGGGGGGTGGAGGGAGAGGGCCGCCGAGCTTTTGAAGTACTTCGGACTCCTTGAGGCGGCGGGGAGGCCTGTGGGGAAGTTCTCCACCGGCATGAGGAAGAGGCTGGAGGTGGCCATGGCCCTTCTCCACGGCCCCGAGGTTCTCTTTATGGACGAGCCGACGGTGGGGCTTGACGTGGGGGCGAGGGTTGGGCTTTGGGAGGTGGTTAGGCAGATTAATAAGGACTTCGGCGTGACGGTGCTCCTCACTACGCACTACATGGAGGAGGCGGAGGAGCTGTGCCGCAGAGTAGCCATTATCAACAGAGGGAGGGTCGTGGCGGTTGGGTCACCGGACGAGCTCAAGGCGAGGTACGGGGTCGACGTCGTGGAGCTGGAGGTGGAGGGTCCCGTGGACGCGGCGGCGCTTTGGGCCTTTGGAGAGGTGGCGATTAGAGACGGCGTTGTCGTCGTGAAGACTCACGGAGCCGAGGAGAAGCTGGCGGAGATCGTCAAGGCGGTGAGCGGCGTGAAGAGCGTGAGGGTGAAGAAGGCTAGCCTCGACACCGTGTTTATAAACCTGACGGGGGCCTCTATAGAGGGGGAGCAGGTGGACGTCCGTAAGCTGTATATGAGGGTTAGGTGGGCGAGGCGATGA
- a CDS encoding ABC transporter permease yields MIAQTYALYKREVLKLFRSRYMWLMLVAQPLMWIVFFGNSLAGLPRGFLAQYFGVENYLAYILPGMISISMMSTGMFASMSLVFDKRVGYLKRVLTTPTPKSAVLLAKAAGAMTRGLLMVPIILAAGAALGVGYRVNPASLAAWLLALVLAGVGFASLFTLFTVNTADVHAPGVISNFITMPLMFTSTALFPRDFFPQWLKAISEVNPLTYITELGRDALVYGAPPDPSALLYTAIFAAATLSVGVAAVEAKLTAD; encoded by the coding sequence ATGATTGCCCAGACGTACGCCCTGTACAAGAGGGAGGTGCTTAAGCTCTTCAGGAGTAGGTACATGTGGCTGATGCTGGTGGCCCAGCCCCTTATGTGGATTGTCTTCTTCGGCAACAGCCTGGCCGGCCTGCCCCGGGGCTTCTTGGCGCAGTACTTCGGCGTTGAGAACTACCTAGCCTACATCCTCCCCGGCATGATCTCCATCTCCATGATGTCCACGGGGATGTTCGCCTCCATGAGCCTAGTCTTCGACAAGAGGGTGGGGTACCTGAAGCGGGTGTTGACCACGCCTACCCCCAAATCCGCCGTTTTGCTCGCCAAGGCCGCCGGCGCCATGACGAGGGGTCTGCTCATGGTCCCCATAATCCTAGCCGCCGGCGCCGCCCTAGGCGTTGGCTACAGGGTAAACCCGGCCTCACTGGCGGCGTGGCTCCTCGCCCTTGTGCTGGCCGGCGTGGGGTTCGCCTCTCTATTCACCCTCTTCACAGTAAACACCGCAGACGTCCACGCCCCCGGCGTCATCAGCAACTTCATAACCATGCCCCTCATGTTCACCTCCACAGCCCTATTCCCCCGCGACTTCTTCCCACAGTGGCTCAAGGCGATAAGCGAGGTTAATCCCCTCACATACATCACCGAGCTGGGGAGAGACGCCCTTGTATACGGCGCACCCCCGGACCCATCAGCTCTGCTCTACACAGCGATTTTCGCCGCGGCGACCCTGTCGGTAGGGGTGGCCGCGGTTGAGGCAAAGCTCACGGCGGACTAG
- a CDS encoding Rieske (2Fe-2S) protein, translating into MPLKIRELPEGVIVPVPGTEAFAVRRRGEVYVYRTNAPMRTATSPPRAWWRGDYLICTCHRCRFDLRTGASLTPELTAEPLKKLRYRIEGDELVVEF; encoded by the coding sequence ATGCCTCTCAAGATTCGGGAGTTGCCGGAGGGCGTGATAGTCCCCGTGCCGGGGACGGAGGCCTTCGCCGTGAGGAGGAGGGGCGAGGTATATGTCTACAGGACGAATGCCCCCATGCGTACTGCAACTTCACCACCTCGGGCCTGGTGGAGGGGGGACTACCTCATATGCACCTGCCACCGGTGTAGGTTCGACTTGAGGACGGGGGCCTCGCTGACGCCGGAGCTCACAGCCGAGCCGCTGAAGAAGTTGCGCTACAGAATCGAGGGCGACGAGCTGGTCGTCGAGTTCTAG
- a CDS encoding nucleotidyltransferase domain-containing protein — protein sequence MKAPPEILEIVNRLIEALEEAGFRVSEAYLFGSYARGDWLEESDVDLIVVSPDFAGLRWLDRLDAVAKIWLRLGLEKWVEVFPYTPEEFQEARRRSVVVRDAESYWVKIR from the coding sequence ATGAAGGCACCCCCGGAGATATTAGAAATTGTAAATAGGCTTATCGAGGCGCTGGAGGAGGCCGGCTTCAGGGTGTCTGAGGCCTACCTCTTCGGCTCCTACGCCAGGGGGGACTGGCTAGAGGAGAGTGACGTGGATTTAATAGTCGTCTCGCCGGACTTCGCAGGTTTGAGGTGGCTAGACAGGCTGGATGCCGTGGCGAAGATATGGCTGAGGCTGGGCTTGGAGAAGTGGGTAGAGGTTTTCCCCTACACCCCAGAGGAGTTTCAAGAAGCCCGGAGGCGTAGCGTCGTTGTTAGAGACGCCGAGAGCTACTGGGTGAAAATTAGGTAG
- a CDS encoding HEPN domain-containing protein — MRREAAYWIREAWYDYCTARLLFEARRWSAAAFHCHQAVEKALKSLYLAVLRREPPKTQVLTELYRELRRGGVELSPSLEEDVAELNKFYTVSRHPDAAAGQPYEVVTRRDAERSLETAGEVLTLVERVLRSLGYEGTPGDIRNCK, encoded by the coding sequence GTGAGGCGCGAGGCGGCCTACTGGATTCGGGAGGCGTGGTACGACTACTGCACCGCGAGGCTCCTATTCGAAGCCAGGAGGTGGAGCGCCGCCGCCTTCCACTGCCACCAAGCCGTGGAGAAGGCGCTGAAGAGCCTCTACCTGGCAGTCCTCAGGAGGGAGCCCCCCAAGACCCAAGTCCTCACAGAGCTCTACCGGGAGCTGAGGCGGGGAGGCGTGGAGCTGAGCCCCTCTCTTGAGGAGGACGTCGCCGAGTTGAACAAGTTCTACACAGTGTCTAGGCACCCAGACGCCGCCGCGGGGCAACCCTACGAGGTTGTAACTAGGCGAGACGCCGAGCGCTCTCTCGAAACCGCCGGCGAGGTATTGACCCTGGTCGAGAGGGTTCTCAGGAGTCTGGGGTATGAAGGCACCCCCGGAGATATTAGAAATTGTAAATAG
- a CDS encoding superoxide dismutase has product MVTVKKYTLPPLPYAYNALEPYISEEIMKLHHQKHHQGYVNGANAALEKLERFRKGEAQIDIRAVLRDLSFHLNGHILHSIFWPNMAPPGKGGGKPGGKTADLINQFFGSFEKFKEEFSQAAKNVEGVGWAILVYEPLAEQLVILQVEKHNLMHAADAQVLLALDVWEHAYYLQYKNDRGSYVDNWWNVVNWDDVEKRLQKALNGHIALKI; this is encoded by the coding sequence ATGGTCACGGTGAAGAAATACACCCTGCCACCGCTACCCTACGCCTACAACGCCCTAGAGCCCTACATATCCGAGGAGATAATGAAGCTCCACCACCAGAAGCACCACCAGGGCTACGTCAACGGGGCAAACGCCGCGCTTGAGAAGCTTGAGAGGTTTAGAAAAGGCGAGGCGCAGATAGACATAAGAGCCGTGTTGAGAGACCTCTCCTTCCACCTCAACGGCCACATACTACACTCCATATTCTGGCCCAACATGGCGCCGCCCGGCAAGGGAGGCGGCAAGCCGGGGGGCAAGACGGCGGACTTAATCAACCAGTTCTTCGGAAGCTTCGAGAAGTTCAAGGAGGAGTTCAGCCAAGCCGCCAAGAACGTAGAGGGCGTCGGCTGGGCCATCCTGGTATACGAGCCTCTAGCAGAGCAACTGGTGATCTTACAGGTGGAGAAGCACAACCTCATGCACGCCGCGGACGCCCAGGTCCTCCTAGCCCTCGACGTGTGGGAGCACGCCTACTACCTCCAGTACAAAAACGACCGAGGTAGCTACGTAGACAACTGGTGGAACGTAGTCAACTGGGACGACGTGGAGAAGAGACTGCAGAAGGCCCTCAACGGCCACATAGCGCTTAAAATCTAA
- a CDS encoding DUF3800 domain-containing protein translates to MDLFKRFSSDVKLVLYVDESGLKSFCNCVVVAGVLAAVSGSYMYWGEGVVRRIREALGVSGELKWRVVKRRGGRRLVEELLRGLEVRHFAVHYTSQVEFEKALWRFLVEVSADLYVLDVGLADASKFPRAVNKPSHKTPGIQIADLAAGFYAEKARC, encoded by the coding sequence GTGGATTTGTTTAAAAGGTTTTCTTCAGATGTGAAGCTGGTTTTGTATGTGGACGAGTCTGGGCTGAAGTCTTTTTGTAACTGTGTCGTTGTGGCGGGGGTTTTGGCGGCGGTGTCGGGTAGCTACATGTACTGGGGGGAGGGGGTGGTTAGGAGGATTAGGGAGGCTCTCGGCGTCTCTGGGGAGCTTAAGTGGCGTGTGGTGAAGAGGCGTGGGGGTAGGAGGCTGGTGGAGGAGTTGCTTAGGGGGCTGGAGGTAAGGCACTTCGCGGTTCACTACACGTCTCAGGTGGAGTTTGAGAAGGCGTTGTGGAGGTTTCTTGTCGAGGTGTCTGCCGACTTGTATGTCCTCGACGTGGGGCTGGCGGATGCGTCTAAGTTCCCGAGGGCTGTGAATAAGCCGTCTCACAAAACGCCGGGGATTCAAATCGCCGACTTGGCGGCGGGTTTCTACGCGGAAAAAGCTAGGTGTTAG
- a CDS encoding Trm112 family protein: MKYRLMDVLACPYDKTFPLRLVVIKRTEHPERQYTWPRKPFCEEYCSYRDLKIKEHPKPDTLPCEECHRWEIETGVIYCPTCGRWYPIIEEIPRMLPDELRNEKEELQFLESVAQDLKRLAPDIADKIISQGKPFNLSKK; the protein is encoded by the coding sequence ATGAAGTACAGACTAATGGACGTCTTGGCGTGCCCCTACGACAAGACCTTCCCCCTCAGACTTGTTGTTATTAAGCGTACGGAGCACCCCGAGAGGCAGTACACGTGGCCCCGGAAGCCCTTCTGCGAGGAGTACTGCTCCTACCGTGATTTGAAGATCAAGGAGCACCCCAAGCCGGACACCCTCCCATGCGAGGAGTGCCACAGGTGGGAGATAGAGACTGGAGTCATATACTGCCCCACATGCGGCCGGTGGTACCCCATAATCGAGGAGATACCCCGCATGCTCCCCGACGAGTTGAGAAACGAGAAAGAGGAGCTACAATTCCTAGAGTCAGTAGCCCAAGACCTGAAGCGCCTCGCCCCCGACATCGCCGACAAGATAATAAGCCAAGGCAAACCCTTCAACCTATCCAAAAAATAG
- a CDS encoding type II toxin-antitoxin system VapC family toxin produces the protein MRLYLDTSALVKRYIKEEGSEEVRKIFISAYNGDAVLHMHMFNLGEALSAIHKATRRAGRPEIYPLLKKRLLGDVRRLTKLGAMRLTPLTISQILEASKYVEKHSLYIVDALQIISAIQTNSELITGDEKLCNAAQSEGVTCREI, from the coding sequence ATGAGGCTTTATCTAGACACTAGCGCATTGGTGAAGAGGTACATAAAGGAGGAGGGCTCTGAAGAGGTGAGAAAAATATTTATCTCTGCCTACAACGGCGACGCGGTTTTACACATGCATATGTTCAACCTGGGCGAGGCACTGTCCGCGATACACAAAGCCACGAGGAGAGCCGGCCGGCCCGAGATCTACCCCCTCCTTAAGAAGAGGTTGCTGGGAGACGTGAGGAGGTTGACAAAACTAGGCGCCATGAGGCTGACACCGCTGACAATAAGCCAAATCCTAGAGGCGAGCAAATACGTAGAAAAACACAGCCTATACATTGTAGACGCCTTACAAATAATCTCCGCCATCCAGACAAACTCAGAGTTGATAACAGGAGACGAGAAGCTCTGCAACGCGGCTCAGTCTGAAGGAGTTACGTGCAGAGAAATCTAA
- a CDS encoding ribbon-helix-helix domain-containing protein, with translation MGKIRTSVYIDAAIWKRLREEAAREGMDASELLEKILREYFGEIPVSTEELDFEPVDLGLRASRLVREMRDEALSRH, from the coding sequence GTGGGGAAAATTCGCACCAGCGTATACATAGACGCCGCGATTTGGAAGAGGCTTAGAGAAGAGGCGGCCCGGGAGGGGATGGACGCATCGGAGCTACTGGAGAAAATTCTGAGGGAGTACTTTGGAGAGATACCCGTCTCCACAGAGGAGCTAGACTTCGAACCTGTCGATCTGGGACTGCGGGCTTCTCGCCTAGTTAGAGAGATGAGAGATGAGGCTTTATCTAGACACTAG